The following proteins are co-located in the Nonlabens ponticola genome:
- a CDS encoding LysE family translocator: protein MLETYLTFSFTAFLLALSPGPDNIFVLTQSIARGARYGIAVASGLITGCILHTSVVALGFAVILRDNEWLLLLIKIFGALYLLFLAYKVNQSSDEIKLDASVVNNNSWWKLYRIGITMNLLNTKVTLFFLALLPQFVVPNSTEEWIQIYILGGIFMLVSLAVFYSIAFLGGSAARFIRSSRWFAPVMKWLQIVVFVGIAVAIFIL, encoded by the coding sequence ATGCTAGAAACCTACCTAACATTCTCTTTCACCGCATTCTTGCTAGCCCTATCGCCAGGTCCAGACAATATCTTCGTACTCACGCAGTCCATAGCAAGAGGTGCGAGATACGGCATCGCAGTTGCAAGCGGCTTGATTACAGGATGTATACTTCATACCTCGGTAGTAGCGCTTGGCTTTGCTGTAATTCTAAGAGATAATGAATGGTTGCTGCTGCTTATCAAGATTTTTGGAGCCTTGTACCTGTTGTTCCTTGCCTACAAAGTCAATCAATCCAGCGACGAAATTAAGCTGGACGCTAGTGTGGTCAACAACAACTCATGGTGGAAGCTTTATCGCATAGGCATCACCATGAATCTGCTGAATACCAAAGTAACATTGTTCTTCCTGGCATTACTGCCTCAATTTGTAGTTCCCAACTCTACAGAAGAGTGGATCCAGATATACATTCTAGGCGGTATTTTCATGCTAGTGTCACTCGCAGTCTTCTACAGCATAGCTTTTTTAGGCGGCAGCGCTGCAAGGTTCATAAGATCTTCAAGATGGTTTGCACCAGTAATGAAGTGGTTGCAGATTGTAGTATTTGTAGGTATTGCGGTTGCGATTTTTATTTTGTGA